In Rutidosis leptorrhynchoides isolate AG116_Rl617_1_P2 chromosome 2, CSIRO_AGI_Rlap_v1, whole genome shotgun sequence, one genomic interval encodes:
- the LOC139893474 gene encoding protein FREE1-like, translating into MYVCGYGCCACLLLVNFTHFRVKLLQNVKKINILESTFYVPYEAITKFTGCEGDFSAFNRKCTHGRIALTYEDNAPQVRVCDHCMLEVTHRLSCDKEAAVSR; encoded by the exons ATGTATGTGTGTGGTTATGGGTGCTGTGCTTGCCTTTTATTGGTCAACTTTACACATTTTAGAGTCAAGTTGTTACAAAATGTTAAAAAAATTAACATTTTAGAGTCAACATTTTATGTACCTTATGAAGCTATTACTAAATTTACTGGATGTGAAGGTGACTTTAGTGCTTTTAATAGGAAG TGCACTCATGGAAGAATTGCACTTACATATGAAGATAATGCTCCTCAAGTTCGTGTTTGTGATCATTGCATG CTGGAGGTTACTCACCGGTTGAGTTGTGATAAAGAAGCTGCTGTTAGCAGATAA